The following are encoded in a window of Longimicrobium sp. genomic DNA:
- a CDS encoding DcaP family trimeric outer membrane transporter, translated as MKRTTLTTILCGLAMPVAAQGNAPKTTFEVYGHVMTDAGYQVETNDPLWFDVLRPTKLPSEPGEFAPDGRSFFGVRQSRFGVRTNTPTPAGPLKTHFEWELFGTGVDAGQTTLRLRHAFGELGHFGAGQTWSPFMDIDVFPNSLEYWGPNGMVFFRNIQIRYMPIQGPSRVSIALERPGASGDGGVYADRIELADVRPRFPYPDLSAEGRFARKWGYVELAGILRWIEWEDVGDDAFDLSGDAWGWGLNLSSNLKLTKNDVVRLQAVYGEGIENYMNDAPADVGIRDNPGNLVTPVTGEALPVLGLVAFLDHTWGPRFSTSLGYSRVDIDNSPQQAPNAFKTGQYALIDLLYYPIKNVTMGIEGQWGHRENHSNGFDADDWRIQLGFKYNFSHTWEVTP; from the coding sequence GTGAAACGCACCACCCTCACAACCATCCTCTGCGGGCTGGCCATGCCCGTGGCGGCGCAGGGGAACGCGCCCAAAACCACCTTCGAGGTCTACGGCCACGTGATGACCGACGCGGGATACCAGGTCGAGACCAACGACCCCCTGTGGTTCGACGTCCTGCGCCCCACCAAGCTTCCCTCGGAGCCCGGCGAGTTCGCGCCCGACGGCAGGAGCTTCTTCGGCGTGCGGCAGAGCCGCTTCGGCGTGAGGACGAACACCCCCACCCCCGCCGGCCCGCTCAAGACGCACTTCGAGTGGGAGCTGTTCGGCACCGGCGTGGACGCGGGACAGACCACCCTGCGCCTGCGCCACGCCTTCGGCGAGCTGGGGCACTTCGGCGCCGGGCAGACCTGGAGCCCGTTCATGGACATCGACGTGTTCCCCAACTCGCTGGAGTACTGGGGGCCGAACGGGATGGTGTTCTTCCGCAACATCCAGATCCGCTACATGCCCATCCAGGGCCCCTCGCGCGTGAGCATCGCGCTGGAGCGGCCCGGCGCCAGCGGCGACGGCGGCGTCTACGCCGACCGCATCGAGCTGGCCGACGTCCGCCCGCGCTTCCCGTATCCCGACCTGTCGGCCGAGGGGCGCTTCGCGCGCAAGTGGGGATACGTGGAGCTGGCGGGGATCCTCCGCTGGATCGAGTGGGAGGACGTGGGCGACGACGCCTTCGACCTGTCGGGTGACGCGTGGGGATGGGGATTGAACCTGAGCTCGAACCTGAAGCTGACCAAGAACGACGTGGTGCGGCTGCAGGCCGTGTACGGCGAGGGGATCGAGAACTACATGAACGACGCCCCCGCCGACGTCGGCATCCGCGACAACCCGGGGAACCTGGTGACGCCGGTGACCGGCGAGGCGCTGCCGGTGCTGGGGCTGGTGGCCTTCCTCGACCACACCTGGGGCCCGCGCTTCAGCACCTCGCTGGGCTACTCGCGGGTCGACATCGACAACTCGCCGCAGCAGGCCCCCAACGCGTTCAAGACCGGGCAGTACGCGCTGATCGACCTGCTCTACTACCCGATCAAGAACGTGACCATGGGGATCGAGGGGCAGTGGGGGCACCGCGAGAACCACTCCAACGGCTTCGACGCCGACGATTGGAGGATCCAGCTCGGGTTCAAGTACAACTTCTCTCACACCTGGGAGGTAACCCCATGA
- a CDS encoding DUF3011 domain-containing protein has product MRRTTFCAALSAACLVLLPFRAHAQRKIECESQAGRRTMCEADTRGGVYLHERESAAPCTYGRTWGYTGSAVWVSDGCRAEFIVDLPPVVAPQRPLSAADALRVCRNAAAARLGLTDPSAVRIDVQPPDAQGGRAIGWSIGRRSGTCRVSATGQVTGWTVRTQR; this is encoded by the coding sequence ATGAGAAGGACGACGTTCTGCGCGGCGCTGTCGGCGGCGTGCCTGGTATTGCTCCCGTTCCGCGCGCACGCGCAGCGCAAGATCGAATGCGAGTCGCAGGCGGGGCGCCGCACGATGTGCGAGGCCGATACCCGCGGCGGCGTATACCTGCACGAGCGGGAGAGCGCCGCGCCGTGCACCTACGGCCGCACCTGGGGCTACACGGGCAGCGCGGTGTGGGTCTCCGACGGGTGCCGCGCCGAGTTCATCGTCGACCTCCCACCCGTCGTCGCGCCGCAGCGGCCGCTGAGCGCCGCCGACGCCCTGCGCGTCTGCCGGAACGCCGCGGCGGCGCGCCTGGGGCTGACCGACCCCTCCGCGGTGCGGATCGACGTGCAGCCGCCGGACGCGCAGGGCGGGCGCGCCATCGGGTGGAGCATTGGCCGGCGCTCCGGAACCTGCCGCGTGAGCGCCACCGGCCAAGTCACCGGCTGGACCGTCCGCACCCAGCGCTGA